The [Pseudomonas] carboxydohydrogena genome includes a window with the following:
- the hrpB gene encoding ATP-dependent helicase HrpB: protein MNFTTPLPIDAVLGDLAATLARTNTAVLVAPPGAGKTTRVPLALRDAPWVGEGKIIVLEPRRIAARAAAERMAHTIGEKVGERVGYRVRFGSKISRKTQIEVVTEGIFTRQILDDPELKGVAAVLFDEFHERSLDADLGLALARDAQAGLREDLRILVMSATLDGARVAKLLGDAPVIESEGRAYPVETRYLGRKPDVQIERQMADAIASALRADSGSVLAFLPGASEIRRTQTFLAERIHDPSIEIVPLFGALDAAVQDRAISPAPKGARKVVLATSIAETSLTIEGVRIVVDSGLARVPRYEPDIALTRLETVRASRAAVDQRRGRAGRTEPGVCYRLWDEPQTASFEAFTRPEILSADLSSLVLDLAHWGVSDPATLAFLDPPPPVALKEAAALLRELDALDVDGRITAEGQALRALALPPRLARMIVDAHRHGAGEEAARIAAILTERGLGGDSVDCDTRLENFARDRSPRAQGARQLAQRWVGQVKEILRPTERGEGLSTGAILALAFPDRVARNRGKANFTLANGRGANADPASALAKAPYIAVAELTGTAASGRILLAAPITQDEIEARFADHITIEDETSFDKSAMALRARRRKRLHAITLSEQNLPVAASEETARILADGLVAAGLERLPWSKPLKQWRDRVMFLRGAAPDEWPDLSDTALAASRADWLAPALIDKTSLSDLSAGDLSDAVMALLPWDKRARLERDAPTHFTAPTGTPLPIDYEAEQGPTIAVRLQELFGLNVHPSIANGRLPLVVELLSPAHRPVQVTRDLPGFWRGSYAAVRADLRGRYPRHPWPEDPAAAEPTRRVKPRGT from the coding sequence ATGAACTTCACCACGCCCCTTCCCATCGATGCCGTCCTCGGCGATCTCGCGGCGACGCTCGCGCGGACCAATACCGCCGTGCTGGTCGCGCCGCCCGGCGCGGGCAAGACCACGCGGGTGCCGCTGGCGCTGCGCGATGCGCCGTGGGTAGGAGAGGGCAAGATCATCGTGCTGGAGCCGCGCCGCATCGCAGCGCGTGCCGCCGCCGAGCGGATGGCGCACACGATTGGCGAGAAGGTCGGGGAACGCGTCGGCTATCGCGTCCGCTTCGGCTCTAAAATCTCGCGCAAGACGCAGATCGAAGTGGTGACGGAAGGCATCTTCACCCGCCAGATTCTCGACGATCCTGAACTCAAGGGCGTCGCGGCGGTACTGTTCGACGAATTCCACGAACGCTCGCTCGATGCCGATCTGGGTCTCGCGCTCGCGCGCGATGCGCAAGCGGGCTTGCGTGAAGACCTGCGCATTCTGGTGATGTCGGCGACGCTCGACGGCGCGCGGGTCGCGAAACTGCTGGGCGATGCGCCCGTGATCGAGAGCGAGGGCCGCGCCTACCCGGTCGAGACGCGCTATCTCGGCCGCAAGCCGGATGTTCAGATCGAGCGGCAGATGGCGGACGCGATCGCGTCCGCGTTGCGTGCGGATTCCGGCTCGGTGCTGGCGTTCCTGCCGGGCGCTTCAGAGATCCGCCGCACGCAGACTTTTCTTGCCGAGCGCATCCACGATCCTTCCATCGAAATTGTGCCGCTGTTCGGTGCGCTCGATGCCGCCGTGCAGGACCGCGCGATCTCGCCCGCGCCGAAGGGCGCGCGCAAGGTGGTGCTGGCGACCTCGATCGCGGAAACCTCGCTCACCATCGAGGGCGTGCGGATCGTGGTCGATTCAGGGCTGGCGCGGGTGCCGCGCTACGAGCCCGACATCGCGCTGACGCGGCTCGAAACAGTTCGCGCCTCGCGCGCGGCGGTCGATCAGCGCCGTGGCCGCGCGGGGCGCACCGAGCCCGGCGTGTGCTACCGGCTGTGGGACGAGCCGCAGACGGCATCATTCGAGGCGTTCACGCGGCCTGAGATTCTCTCCGCCGATCTGTCCTCGCTGGTGCTCGACCTCGCGCATTGGGGCGTAAGCGATCCGGCGACGCTGGCGTTTCTCGATCCCCCGCCGCCGGTGGCGCTCAAGGAAGCGGCCGCGCTGTTGCGCGAACTCGATGCGCTGGATGTGGACGGGCGCATCACGGCGGAAGGCCAGGCGTTGCGCGCGCTGGCGCTGCCGCCGCGTCTGGCGCGCATGATCGTCGATGCACATCGTCATGGTGCAGGCGAGGAGGCGGCGCGGATCGCTGCGATTCTGACCGAGCGCGGGCTTGGTGGCGACAGCGTCGATTGCGACACGCGGCTGGAGAATTTTGCGCGGGATCGCTCGCCGCGCGCGCAGGGTGCGCGGCAACTGGCGCAGCGATGGGTCGGACAGGTGAAGGAAATCCTCCGACCCACCGAGCGGGGTGAGGGACTCTCGACCGGCGCGATACTCGCGCTCGCGTTTCCGGATCGCGTCGCGCGCAATCGCGGCAAGGCGAATTTTACATTGGCCAACGGACGCGGCGCCAATGCCGATCCGGCCTCGGCGCTGGCGAAAGCGCCCTATATCGCGGTGGCCGAACTGACCGGCACCGCCGCCAGCGGGCGCATCTTGCTCGCAGCACCCATCACGCAGGACGAGATCGAGGCGCGTTTCGCCGATCACATCACGATCGAGGATGAAACGAGCTTCGATAAATCCGCGATGGCGTTGCGCGCACGGCGGCGCAAGCGGCTGCATGCGATTACGCTGTCGGAACAAAACCTGCCGGTCGCGGCGTCCGAGGAGACCGCGCGAATTCTCGCCGATGGTCTTGTCGCCGCAGGGCTCGAGCGTCTGCCTTGGTCAAAGCCGCTGAAGCAATGGCGTGACCGCGTCATGTTCCTGCGAGGGGCCGCGCCCGATGAATGGCCGGACCTGTCCGATACTGCTCTCGCCGCGAGCCGCGCGGACTGGCTCGCGCCCGCGCTGATCGACAAGACCTCGCTGTCCGATCTCTCGGCGGGCGATCTGTCCGATGCGGTGATGGCGCTGCTGCCATGGGACAAGCGCGCGCGGCTGGAGCGCGACGCGCCCACCCACTTCACCGCGCCGACCGGCACGCCGTTGCCGATCGATTATGAAGCCGAGCAGGGACCGACCATTGCGGTAAGGTTGCAGGAATTGTTCGGCCTGAATGTCCATCCCTCGATCGCAAACGGCAGGTTGCCGCTGGTGGTGGAATTGCTGTCGCCCGCCCACCGGCCGGTGCAGGTGACGCGCGATCTGCCGGGGTTCTGGCGCGGCTCCTATGCTGCCGTGCGCGCCGACCTGCGCGGGCGTTATCCGCGCCATCCCTGGCCGGAAGACCCGGCCGCGGCGGAACCCACGCGCCGGGTGAAGCCGCGCGGCACCTGA
- a CDS encoding UDP-glucose dehydrogenase family protein, with translation MRITMIGTGYVGLVSGACFADFGHRVTCVDTDAAKIAALHRGEMPIFEPGLDQLVEASVKAGRLDFQTDLAGPVGEADAVFIAVGTPSRRGDGHADLSYVHAAAREIAAALKGFTVVVTKSTVPVGTGDEVERIIRETNPNADVAVASNPEFLREGAAIRDFKHPDRIVVGTDDERARKAMGEVYRPLYLNQAPIMYTERRTAELIKYAANAFLATKITFINEIADLSEKVGADVQEVARGIGLDNRIGSKFLNAGPGFGGSCFPKDTRALVKTALDHDVPLRIVEAVLAVNDNRKRAMARKVAAAVGGNLRGKTVAVLGLTFKPETDDMREAPSIPLITGLLDLGAQVRAYDPVGMELAKHDLPDIAYAVDPYDCAKGADALVIVTEWVQFRALDLVRLKQEMAHPVIVDLRNIYRRDEMKALGFIYESVGRGDI, from the coding sequence ATGCGGATAACGATGATCGGGACGGGCTATGTCGGGCTTGTCTCGGGCGCCTGTTTCGCCGATTTCGGCCATCGCGTGACCTGCGTCGATACCGATGCCGCCAAGATCGCGGCGCTCCATCGCGGCGAGATGCCGATCTTCGAGCCGGGTCTCGATCAGCTTGTCGAAGCCTCCGTGAAGGCGGGCCGCCTCGATTTCCAGACCGATCTTGCCGGGCCCGTCGGCGAAGCGGATGCGGTGTTCATCGCGGTCGGCACGCCGTCGCGTCGCGGCGACGGCCACGCGGACCTGAGCTACGTCCACGCGGCCGCGCGCGAGATCGCCGCCGCGCTGAAGGGCTTCACTGTCGTCGTCACGAAATCGACCGTGCCGGTGGGCACCGGCGACGAGGTCGAGCGCATCATCCGCGAAACCAATCCGAACGCGGATGTGGCGGTGGCGTCGAATCCGGAATTCCTGCGCGAGGGTGCCGCGATCCGCGACTTCAAGCATCCCGACCGCATCGTGGTCGGCACCGACGACGAGCGCGCGCGCAAGGCGATGGGCGAGGTCTATCGTCCGCTTTATCTCAACCAGGCGCCGATCATGTACACCGAGCGGCGCACCGCCGAACTCATCAAGTACGCGGCGAACGCGTTTCTCGCGACCAAGATCACCTTCATCAACGAGATCGCCGATCTGTCGGAGAAGGTCGGCGCGGACGTGCAGGAGGTGGCGCGCGGCATCGGCCTCGACAACCGCATCGGCTCGAAATTTCTCAACGCGGGGCCGGGCTTCGGCGGTTCGTGCTTTCCCAAGGATACCCGCGCGCTGGTGAAGACCGCGCTCGATCACGACGTGCCGCTGCGCATCGTCGAGGCGGTGCTGGCGGTGAACGACAACCGCAAGCGCGCGATGGCGCGCAAGGTCGCGGCGGCTGTCGGCGGCAATCTGCGCGGCAAGACGGTGGCGGTGCTCGGCCTTACCTTCAAGCCGGAGACCGACGACATGCGCGAGGCGCCGTCGATTCCGCTGATCACGGGCCTGCTCGATCTCGGCGCGCAGGTGCGGGCCTACGATCCGGTCGGCATGGAGCTGGCGAAGCACGATCTGCCGGACATTGCCTACGCCGTCGATCCCTACGACTGTGCCAAGGGCGCGGATGCGCTGGTGATCGTCACCGAGTGGGTGCAGTTCCGCGCGCTCGATCTGGTGCGGCTGAAACAGGAGATGGCGCATCCGGTGATCGTCGATCTGCGCAACATCTACCGCCGCGACGAGATGAAGGCGCTCGGCTTCATTTACGAGAGCGTGGGGCGGGGAGATATCTGA
- a CDS encoding TIGR02281 family clan AA aspartic protease encodes MRTVLIVAIIMAASGSYIAKVAERLDLPLPAKADSQPAKVMNAYAAMPDASSGSRRVSLRSDRSGHFRTEARVDGRDLDFLVDTGATVIALTQKDAERIGIRPFLSDYTTSVNTANGPAKAARARINRIDIGGVVVRDVDALVMPEGALQQNLLGMAYLSKLKRFEYSSGNLVLEQ; translated from the coding sequence ATGCGTACTGTCCTGATCGTTGCGATCATCATGGCCGCCTCCGGCAGCTATATAGCCAAGGTTGCCGAGCGGCTGGATCTTCCGTTGCCCGCGAAGGCCGATAGCCAGCCGGCGAAGGTGATGAATGCCTATGCCGCGATGCCGGACGCCTCTAGCGGGTCGCGCCGGGTGTCGCTGCGCTCCGACCGCAGCGGACACTTCCGCACCGAGGCGCGGGTCGATGGCCGCGATCTCGATTTTCTGGTCGATACCGGCGCGACCGTGATCGCGCTGACGCAGAAGGACGCGGAGCGGATCGGCATCCGCCCGTTCCTCAGCGACTACACCACCAGCGTGAACACCGCGAACGGTCCGGCGAAGGCCGCGCGCGCACGCATCAACCGCATCGATATCGGCGGCGTGGTGGTGCGCGATGTCGATGCGCTGGTGATGCCGGAAGGCGCGCTCCAGCAGAACCTGCTCGGCATGGCGTATCTGTCGAAGCTCAAGCGGTTTGAATACAGCAGCGGCAATCTGGTGCTGGAGCAGTAA
- a CDS encoding acyltransferase family protein, translating to MVSKNGTHAAPRVNAERVDWVDYAKGICIIMVVMMHSTLGVEAATGQTGFMHLVVAFAKPFRMPDFFLISGLFLPLVINRDWRTYLDRKVVHFFYFYLLWTAIQFGFKAPHFAAEGGSWAHVGVMYLETFIDPFGTLWFIYLLPIFFVVTKATLRVPAWAIWIIAALLETSHLNTGWTTIDEFASRFVYFYTGYLFSRHVFALAEAMRRNPGLACAGLGAWALANAGLVYAGMSEWPVISLALGIAGACAIITIATLLARMNWIGAIRYCGEHSIVIYLAFFLPMASTRTLLLKTHLITDIGWISLIVTAVGVTGSLLIWWALRNTRLGFLFTRPAMFWIAPPKQRVVLQPAE from the coding sequence ATGGTGAGCAAAAACGGGACACATGCGGCACCTCGCGTCAATGCCGAGCGCGTCGACTGGGTCGATTACGCCAAGGGCATCTGCATCATCATGGTGGTGATGATGCATTCGACGCTCGGCGTCGAGGCCGCGACCGGCCAGACCGGCTTCATGCATCTGGTCGTGGCTTTCGCCAAGCCGTTCCGGATGCCCGACTTCTTCCTGATCTCCGGCCTGTTCCTGCCGCTCGTCATCAACCGCGACTGGCGCACCTATCTCGACCGCAAGGTGGTGCATTTCTTCTACTTCTATCTGCTCTGGACCGCGATCCAGTTCGGCTTCAAGGCGCCGCATTTCGCCGCCGAAGGCGGAAGCTGGGCGCATGTCGGCGTGATGTATCTGGAAACCTTCATCGACCCGTTCGGCACGCTCTGGTTCATCTATCTGCTGCCGATCTTCTTCGTCGTCACCAAGGCGACGCTGCGCGTGCCAGCCTGGGCGATCTGGATCATCGCCGCGCTGCTGGAAACTTCCCACCTCAATACCGGCTGGACCACGATCGACGAATTCGCCTCCCGCTTCGTCTATTTCTATACCGGCTACCTGTTCTCCAGGCACGTGTTCGCGCTCGCGGAAGCCATGCGCCGCAATCCGGGGCTCGCTTGTGCCGGACTCGGTGCATGGGCGCTGGCGAATGCGGGCCTCGTCTATGCCGGCATGAGCGAGTGGCCGGTGATCTCTCTGGCGCTCGGCATCGCCGGTGCATGCGCCATCATCACCATCGCCACGCTGCTCGCCCGCATGAACTGGATCGGAGCGATCCGCTACTGCGGCGAACATTCGATCGTGATCTACCTCGCCTTCTTCCTGCCGATGGCATCGACCCGTACGCTGCTGCTGAAAACGCACCTCATCACCGACATCGGATGGATCTCGCTGATCGTCACCGCCGTCGGCGTGACCGGCTCGCTCCTGATCTGGTGGGCGCTGCGCAACACAAGGCTCGGCTTCCTGTTCACGCGCCCGGCGATGTTCTGGATCGCCCCGCCGAAACA
- a CDS encoding DUF938 domain-containing protein, which produces MTDYRLQYPATSRNRDAILDVLRGVLPPAGLVLEIASGSGEHIVHFATALPGLTFQPSDPEDAARLSVAAWTAETGLPNIRPPLAIDVRREPWPIAQADAMLCINMIHISPWEATQALMRNAGRILAKGAPFYLYGPYRQTEVVTADSNEAFDASLKSRNPQWGLRQLDDVAALAREAGFSGPEVTPMPANNLSVVFRRM; this is translated from the coding sequence ATGACCGACTACCGCCTGCAATACCCCGCCACGAGCCGCAACCGCGACGCCATCCTCGACGTGCTGCGCGGCGTGCTGCCGCCTGCGGGGCTGGTGCTGGAGATCGCGAGCGGTTCGGGCGAGCATATCGTGCATTTCGCGACCGCGCTGCCGGGCCTGACGTTCCAGCCATCGGACCCGGAGGACGCTGCCCGCCTCAGCGTCGCGGCATGGACGGCGGAAACAGGCCTTCCCAACATCCGGCCGCCGCTCGCCATCGACGTGCGGCGTGAGCCGTGGCCGATCGCGCAGGCCGACGCGATGCTGTGCATCAACATGATCCACATTTCGCCGTGGGAGGCGACGCAGGCGCTGATGCGCAACGCCGGGCGAATTCTTGCGAAAGGCGCGCCGTTTTATCTTTACGGGCCCTACCGGCAGACGGAGGTCGTGACCGCCGACAGCAACGAGGCCTTCGACGCGAGCCTGAAGTCGCGCAACCCGCAATGGGGGCTTCGCCAACTGGACGATGTGGCGGCGCTGGCGCGCGAGGCGGGATTCTCGGGGCCCGAGGTGACGCCGATGCCGGCCAACAATCTCAGCGTGGTGTTCCGGCGGATGTGA